Proteins encoded within one genomic window of Nitrospirota bacterium:
- a CDS encoding ammonium transporter yields MKRLSSILFAALTLLSIAGFAFAEGAAPTVDTGDTSWMLISTALVMLMTPGLALFYGGMVRRKNVLGTIMQSFIALGVVTIIWVLYGYSLSFGPDVGHVIGNLDWAFLNGVGLEPNTDYAATIPHQTFMIFQMMFAVITPALITGAFAERFKFSTYLVFIVVWVTFVYFPLAHWVWGVGGWIRNLGALDFAGGLVVHISSGVSALAAAIVVGKRKGYGKEAMMPHNVTMTLLGAGLLWFGWFGFNGGSAVASGALATSAFVVTHIATAAAALSWTFAEWKHRGKPTALGAASGAVAGLVAITPASGFVGPMSSIVIGLVAGVLCYWAVNLKTKFGYDDSLDAVGVHGVGGTWGAIATGLFASKAINAAGNDGLFFGNSSLMMNQLISIGACWVYSFVATLIILKILDAMMGLRVDEESEMAGLDHAQHGESGYTL; encoded by the coding sequence ATGAAACGATTATCAAGTATTTTATTTGCTGCGCTGACACTATTGAGCATCGCGGGTTTTGCCTTTGCAGAAGGGGCTGCGCCCACGGTTGATACCGGCGATACGTCGTGGATGCTGATCTCAACCGCGCTTGTCATGCTGATGACGCCGGGGCTCGCGTTATTTTACGGCGGCATGGTGAGGCGGAAGAACGTGCTGGGAACGATAATGCAGAGCTTTATCGCCCTCGGTGTCGTAACCATTATCTGGGTGCTTTACGGTTACAGCCTGTCGTTCGGGCCGGATGTCGGGCATGTCATAGGCAATCTCGACTGGGCCTTCTTAAACGGCGTAGGGCTTGAGCCGAATACGGATTACGCGGCAACGATACCGCATCAGACCTTTATGATATTCCAGATGATGTTCGCCGTCATCACTCCCGCGCTTATAACAGGAGCGTTTGCCGAGCGGTTCAAGTTCAGCACGTATCTCGTCTTCATTGTGGTATGGGTAACGTTTGTATACTTCCCGCTTGCTCACTGGGTATGGGGAGTCGGAGGATGGATAAGGAATCTCGGCGCGCTTGATTTCGCAGGCGGCCTGGTAGTTCATATCAGTTCAGGTGTATCGGCGCTGGCTGCGGCGATAGTTGTAGGCAAGAGAAAGGGTTACGGCAAGGAAGCGATGATGCCGCATAACGTCACAATGACGCTGCTCGGAGCCGGGTTATTGTGGTTCGGATGGTTCGGGTTTAACGGTGGAAGCGCGGTCGCGTCAGGAGCTCTTGCGACATCAGCCTTTGTTGTTACGCATATCGCAACGGCAGCGGCTGCATTATCATGGACGTTTGCTGAATGGAAGCACAGGGGCAAACCGACAGCACTCGGCGCAGCATCAGGCGCGGTTGCCGGGCTTGTCGCGATCACCCCGGCCTCAGGTTTTGTCGGGCCTATGTCATCAATAGTTATCGGCCTTGTGGCAGGCGTCTTATGTTACTGGGCGGTAAATCTCAAGACAAAATTCGGCTACGATGACTCGCTGGATGCGGTGGGAGTTCACGGTGTAGGCGGCACATGGGGCGCGATAGCTACCGGCTTATTCGCTTCAAAGGCGATTAATGCGGCAGGCAATGACGGCCTGTTTTTTGGAAATTCGTCTCTCATGATGAATCAATTGATAAGCATCGGCGCCTGCTGGGTCTATTCCTTTGTGGCCACATTGATCATATTAAAGATTCTCGATGCAATGATGGGGCTGAGGGTTGACGAAGAGAGCGAAATGGCAGGATTAGACCATGCGCAGCATGGGGAAAGCGGATACACATTATAA
- a CDS encoding P-II family nitrogen regulator produces MKMISAVIKHFRLDEVRKSLTDMGVEGMTVTEVKGFGRQKGHMEVYRGVEYEVKFLPKVKIEVAVSQEKLDAVLKAIQGSARTGDTGSIGDGKIFVYNLEDVIRIRTGERGKEAI; encoded by the coding sequence ATGAAGATGATTTCAGCCGTAATAAAACATTTCAGGCTCGATGAGGTAAGAAAGAGCCTTACAGATATGGGCGTTGAAGGCATGACGGTAACAGAGGTCAAAGGTTTCGGCAGGCAGAAAGGGCACATGGAGGTCTACAGAGGCGTTGAATATGAGGTGAAGTTCCTCCCGAAGGTCAAGATCGAAGTTGCTGTATCTCAGGAAAAGCTTGACGCCGTGCTTAAAGCTATACAGGGGAGCGCAAGGACCGGCGATACAGGCTCTATAGGCGATGGCAAGATATTTGTCTATAACCTTGAAGATGTCATCAGGATCAGGACCGGAGAAAGAGGGAAAGAAGCAATATAA
- a CDS encoding P-II family nitrogen regulator: protein MKMISAVIKHFRLDEVRKALVDAGVAGMTATEVKGFGRQKGHTEVYRGVEYEVRFLPKVKIEVAVPQERLDDVLKAIQDGARTGEIGDGKIFVYNLEDVIRIRTGEKGREAI, encoded by the coding sequence ATGAAGATGATCTCTGCTGTGATCAAGCATTTCAGGCTTGATGAGGTAAGAAAGGCGCTGGTAGACGCCGGAGTCGCAGGCATGACCGCGACTGAAGTCAAAGGCTTCGGCAGGCAGAAGGGCCATACGGAAGTCTATCGCGGCGTGGAGTACGAAGTAAGGTTCCTCCCGAAGGTCAAGATCGAAGTGGCTGTTCCTCAGGAAAGGCTTGATGATGTGCTCAAGGCTATCCAGGACGGCGCAAGGACAGGCGAGATAGGCGACGGCAAGATATTTGTCTATAACCTTGAAGATGTCATAAGGATCAGAACCGGAGAAAAAGGGAGGGAAGCGATATGA
- a CDS encoding ammonium transporter produces MISKFRVARLLSSVLATLFTFFIFYGSAFAGEALQPDSGDTSWILVSTALVLFMTIPGLAMFYGGLVRTKNVLSVLLQCFAITGIVSILWLVAGYSLAFSEGNPLLGGLSKFLFAGVMEESLTGSIPESLFAIFQMTFAIITPALIIGAFAERMRFSAMLLFSSVWLIAVYCPVTHWVWGGGWLQQMGLLDFAGGTVVHVTAGVAALVAALVIGRRDGFPTELLPPHNMTMTVAGAGMLWVGWFGFNGGSALAANGNAAMAVLATHISASAGAMSWMFFEWKKFGKPTALGTVTGMVAGLGTITPASGYVGPAGALVIGVIAGFLCFNAVLFMKSVMKIDDSLDVFPVHGVGGITGTLLAGVFASTGLGIFSGQGFAPGISTISGQLFVQFIGVAAIGVYTAVVTYVILKAVNAVTPLRVCRECEVEGLDVYGHGEQGYIIN; encoded by the coding sequence ATGATTTCAAAATTCAGAGTTGCGAGGTTATTGTCAAGTGTTTTGGCTACATTGTTCACATTTTTCATTTTTTACGGCAGCGCCTTTGCCGGCGAGGCATTACAACCCGATTCAGGCGACACATCCTGGATACTCGTCTCAACAGCGCTGGTGCTCTTTATGACGATACCGGGGCTGGCAATGTTCTACGGCGGCCTGGTGCGCACAAAGAATGTGCTTTCCGTGCTTCTTCAATGCTTTGCCATCACCGGGATAGTCTCGATCTTATGGCTCGTCGCGGGCTACAGTTTAGCATTTTCTGAAGGCAACCCGTTATTGGGCGGGCTCTCAAAGTTCCTTTTCGCAGGCGTGATGGAAGAGTCATTGACCGGCAGCATACCTGAGTCGCTCTTTGCGATATTTCAGATGACCTTTGCGATAATCACACCGGCGCTCATTATCGGCGCTTTCGCGGAAAGGATGAGGTTCTCTGCCATGCTGCTCTTTTCATCGGTCTGGCTGATCGCGGTCTACTGCCCGGTTACCCACTGGGTCTGGGGCGGCGGATGGCTTCAGCAGATGGGCCTGCTTGATTTTGCCGGCGGCACGGTCGTTCATGTCACAGCCGGTGTCGCAGCTCTTGTGGCCGCCCTTGTGATAGGCAGGCGCGACGGTTTCCCAACCGAGTTATTGCCGCCGCATAATATGACAATGACGGTTGCCGGAGCAGGAATGCTCTGGGTGGGATGGTTCGGCTTCAACGGCGGAAGCGCGCTTGCCGCAAACGGCAACGCAGCGATGGCGGTGCTGGCCACTCATATATCCGCCTCTGCCGGAGCGATGTCATGGATGTTCTTTGAGTGGAAGAAATTCGGCAAGCCGACAGCGCTCGGCACAGTGACAGGCATGGTCGCGGGGCTCGGCACGATAACCCCTGCTTCCGGATATGTCGGGCCGGCCGGCGCCCTTGTTATCGGCGTCATAGCGGGGTTTCTCTGTTTCAACGCGGTGCTCTTTATGAAGAGCGTTATGAAGATTGACGATTCGCTTGATGTCTTCCCTGTTCACGGAGTGGGCGGAATAACAGGCACTCTGCTTGCCGGTGTCTTTGCGTCAACAGGGCTCGGAATATTCAGCGGACAGGGTTTTGCTCCGGGGATCAGCACTATCTCAGGACAGCTTTTTGTGCAGTTCATCGGAGTGGCTGCGATAGGAGTATATACAGCAGTTGTGACGTATGTTATTCTAAAAGCCGTAAATGCGGTCACCCCCCTGCGCGTCTGCAGAGAGTGCGAGGTTGAAGGGCTGGATGTTTATGGCCACGGTGAGCAGGGATATATAATAAATTAA
- a CDS encoding gamma-glutamyl-gamma-aminobutyrate hydrolase family protein (Members of this family of hydrolases with an active site Cys residue belong to MEROPS family C26.), whose amino-acid sequence MSVLIIKNIKSEGPGTIEGFLKAKGMEYSIIDLSDCKAEIPDTRDYSHLVVMGGPMAVYEMDDHSFLSYEAAIIRAFIKNGKPVLGICLGAQMIAYALGARVYAGAVKEVGWHEARITEEGMKDPAFAALSVNGGPFAEVFQWHGDTFDLPQKAVRTAFSDKYENQSFRYGDNIHALQFHIEVTPEIIREWFADQKGEDIDNMLRHSENVYPEYHKRALKFYEKFFA is encoded by the coding sequence ATGTCAGTTCTTATCATAAAAAACATAAAGTCTGAGGGCCCCGGAACGATCGAGGGCTTTCTTAAGGCAAAAGGCATGGAATACAGCATTATTGACCTGTCCGACTGCAAGGCCGAGATCCCTGACACAAGGGATTATTCCCATCTTGTAGTTATGGGCGGGCCCATGGCTGTATATGAAATGGACGACCATTCATTTCTCAGTTATGAAGCCGCGATAATCAGGGCCTTTATTAAAAATGGAAAGCCTGTGCTGGGCATCTGCCTCGGCGCGCAGATGATAGCATACGCGCTTGGAGCAAGGGTCTACGCCGGCGCGGTAAAAGAGGTCGGATGGCATGAGGCCCGCATAACAGAAGAGGGCATGAAAGATCCCGCATTTGCAGCCCTGTCCGTAAACGGCGGGCCTTTCGCAGAGGTCTTTCAGTGGCATGGCGACACCTTCGACCTGCCGCAAAAAGCTGTGAGAACGGCCTTTTCAGACAAGTATGAAAATCAGTCGTTCAGATACGGAGATAACATCCATGCGCTTCAGTTCCATATAGAGGTCACTCCTGAGATCATCAGGGAATGGTTCGCGGATCAAAAGGGAGAAGATATCGACAATATGCTAAGGCATTCAGAGAACGTGTACCCTGAATATCACAAAAGGGCTCTGAAATTTTACGAGAAGTTTTTTGCTTAA
- the glnA gene encoding type I glutamate--ammonia ligase: MTPKDVLKMAQENKAVMANFKFLDFPGIWQHFAVPVDELKEEIFEEGLGFDGSSIRGWQAINTSDMLIMPDPNTAFMDPFMKYPTISLICNIVDPITKEFYTRDPRYIAQKAEAYLKSTGVGDTAYFGPEAEFFIFDGIRFDQNSHSGYYHIDSVEGIWNSGREENPNLGYKPRHKEGYFPVPPTDSQVDIRTEMVMEMIKCGIYVEREHHEVATAGQAEIDMRFDSLVNMADKNMLFKYIVKNVAKRNGKTATFMPKPLFGDNGSGMHVHQSIWKGGKPLFAGNGYAGLSEMAIYYIGGVLKHAKSLAALTNPTTNSYKRLTPGFEAPVNLAYSARNRSASIRIPTYSANPKAKRVEVRFPDPSCNTYLAFAAMLMAGLDGIENKINPGEPLDKDLYDLPAEELKNIPQMPGSLDEALDALEKDHAFLLKGNVFTEDAISKWIDYKRTNEVDALRLRPHPYEFFLYYDI, encoded by the coding sequence ATGACACCAAAAGACGTACTGAAAATGGCTCAGGAGAACAAGGCCGTAATGGCCAACTTCAAGTTCCTTGATTTCCCGGGAATTTGGCAGCATTTTGCCGTGCCTGTTGACGAACTCAAGGAGGAAATATTTGAGGAAGGCCTCGGATTCGACGGCTCATCCATCAGGGGATGGCAGGCGATAAACACATCGGACATGCTCATTATGCCCGATCCGAACACGGCATTCATGGATCCATTCATGAAGTACCCGACGATCAGCCTTATCTGCAACATCGTGGATCCGATTACAAAGGAGTTCTACACAAGAGACCCGAGATACATCGCGCAGAAGGCAGAGGCGTATCTTAAATCAACCGGCGTGGGAGACACCGCATACTTCGGGCCTGAGGCTGAGTTCTTCATCTTTGACGGCATAAGGTTCGATCAGAATTCCCACAGCGGCTACTACCATATCGACTCTGTAGAAGGCATCTGGAATTCCGGCAGGGAGGAGAATCCAAACCTCGGTTACAAACCCAGGCATAAAGAAGGATATTTCCCTGTCCCGCCGACAGACAGCCAGGTTGACATAAGGACAGAGATGGTCATGGAGATGATCAAGTGCGGCATCTATGTCGAAAGGGAACATCATGAGGTCGCAACAGCAGGACAGGCTGAGATTGACATGAGATTCGATTCGCTTGTCAACATGGCTGACAAGAACATGCTCTTTAAATACATAGTCAAAAACGTGGCAAAGCGTAACGGCAAGACAGCGACATTTATGCCAAAGCCATTATTCGGCGACAACGGCTCAGGCATGCACGTTCACCAGAGCATATGGAAAGGCGGAAAGCCGCTCTTCGCAGGCAATGGTTATGCCGGCTTAAGCGAGATGGCAATCTACTACATCGGCGGCGTATTGAAGCACGCAAAGTCGCTTGCAGCTCTGACCAATCCGACCACAAATTCATATAAGAGACTGACTCCGGGATTCGAAGCTCCGGTAAATCTCGCATACTCAGCGAGAAACCGTTCAGCGTCAATAAGGATACCGACCTACTCGGCAAATCCGAAGGCAAAGAGGGTTGAGGTGAGGTTCCCTGACCCGTCATGCAACACATACCTCGCCTTTGCAGCTATGCTCATGGCAGGCCTTGACGGGATCGAGAACAAGATCAATCCGGGCGAACCGCTGGATAAGGATCTTTACGATCTGCCGGCAGAGGAGCTTAAGAACATCCCGCAGATGCCGGGCAGCCTTGACGAGGCGCTTGACGCTCTTGAGAAAGACCACGCATTCCTTCTGAAAGGCAATGTCTTCACGGAAGACGCCATTTCAAAATGGATAGACTACAAGAGGACAAATGAGGTAGACGCGCTCAGGCTCAGGCCGCATCCGTACGAGTTCTTCCTGTATTACGATATTTAA
- a CDS encoding site-specific DNA-methyltransferase: MKLTDNEKREILKLIESGKPLPDKYRFLLFDDKREVELVWNGKTSEVCNIVLPFQVIEQVDEPRAEKPDDSNAQFGLFDTRGRQKSGWTNKLIWGDNKLILSSLKNGPLRDEVEKQGGIKLIYIDPPFDVGADFSMDIEIGDETFTKKPNVLEELAYRDTWGKGADSFIAMIYERLSLMRDLLAEDGSIYVHCDWRVSAYIRLVLNEVFGTDNFINEITWKRAHTVKGNIGQGSKYMGANTDTIFAYAKSQAYVFNNVFLPYSQEYIDSFFKYTDPGTGRKYRLVSMIGPGGAAKGNPSYEIMGVTRYWRYSEATMKDLLANELIVQTSPGTVPQKKQYLDDGLGVSVQSLWDDITGLGASSTQGTGYPTQKPEALLDRIIKASSNENDIVADFFCGSGTTLAVAEKLGRKWIGSDLGKFAIHTTRKRMIGVQRQLKEEGKDFRAFEILNLGKYERAHYIGVNLNLREEEKQKQLEQKEKDFINLILHAYRAETIENFRCFQGKKAGRMVAVGPVNLPVTRLFVEEVILECRSKRISRVDVLAFEFEMGLFPNIQEEAKSKGIDLAMKYIPREVFDKRAVEKNQVVFHDVSFIEVKPHVTPLSSPLSKGGKRGVAVELTDFSVYYSQDSIDNAATSLKNGANKIVVEQGKIVKVMKDKDGIVTKEVLTKNWTDWIDYWSVDFNFESRREIVRVKKDETNEIEEVWTGDFVFENEWQSFRTKKDRTLELKTPFHECQKGRYKIAVKVVDIFGNDTMKIVEVGV, from the coding sequence ATGAAACTCACTGACAACGAAAAGCGCGAGATACTGAAGCTGATAGAGTCCGGCAAGCCTCTGCCGGACAAGTACCGTTTTCTATTGTTTGACGACAAGCGAGAAGTGGAGCTGGTCTGGAACGGGAAGACCAGCGAGGTTTGTAATATCGTCCTGCCCTTTCAGGTGATTGAACAGGTGGATGAGCCGCGTGCCGAGAAGCCGGATGATTCCAATGCTCAGTTCGGGCTCTTCGATACGAGGGGACGGCAGAAGTCCGGCTGGACAAACAAACTTATCTGGGGTGATAACAAGCTCATTCTATCTTCCCTGAAGAACGGCCCTCTCCGTGATGAGGTCGAAAAGCAGGGCGGCATCAAGCTGATCTACATAGACCCGCCGTTTGACGTTGGCGCGGACTTCTCGATGGATATAGAGATCGGCGATGAGACCTTCACCAAGAAACCTAATGTGCTTGAAGAATTAGCCTACCGCGATACATGGGGCAAAGGCGCTGACAGCTTCATTGCAATGATTTATGAACGGCTTTCTCTCATGCGGGATTTGCTTGCAGAGGATGGGAGTATTTATGTGCATTGTGATTGGCGGGTAAGTGCTTATATTCGGCTTGTGTTGAATGAGGTTTTCGGAACAGACAACTTCATCAATGAAATTACATGGAAACGCGCGCACACAGTAAAAGGCAACATAGGACAAGGTAGCAAGTACATGGGGGCAAATACGGACACTATATTTGCCTACGCAAAATCTCAGGCCTACGTCTTCAATAATGTGTTTCTTCCGTACTCGCAGGAATACATTGATTCATTCTTCAAATATACCGATCCAGGCACAGGAAGAAAATATAGACTCGTTAGCATGATCGGACCGGGCGGTGCGGCTAAGGGAAACCCCAGCTATGAAATTATGGGCGTTACGCGATACTGGCGTTACAGCGAGGCAACTATGAAAGACTTGCTGGCTAACGAGTTGATTGTTCAGACTTCACCAGGAACAGTTCCTCAGAAGAAACAATATTTGGATGATGGTTTAGGTGTTTCTGTTCAGTCCTTGTGGGATGATATCACTGGGCTTGGCGCATCCTCAACCCAAGGTACAGGCTACCCCACCCAAAAACCCGAAGCACTTCTCGATCGCATCATCAAAGCCAGTAGCAACGAAAACGACATCGTGGCCGACTTCTTCTGCGGCTCCGGCACCACGCTTGCCGTTGCTGAAAAGCTGGGGCGTAAGTGGATCGGCTCAGACCTCGGCAAGTTCGCCATTCACACAACCCGCAAGCGCATGATCGGCGTTCAGCGGCAGTTGAAGGAAGAGGGCAAGGACTTCCGTGCTTTTGAAATCCTCAATCTCGGCAAGTACGAGCGGGCGCACTATATCGGCGTGAATCTAAACCTTCGGGAAGAAGAGAAACAGAAACAGCTTGAGCAAAAGGAAAAAGACTTTATCAACCTTATCCTCCATGCCTACCGCGCGGAGACAATTGAGAACTTCAGATGCTTTCAGGGCAAAAAGGCGGGACGCATGGTTGCCGTGGGGCCAGTCAACCTGCCCGTAACAAGGCTCTTTGTAGAAGAGGTCATACTTGAGTGCCGCTCAAAACGCATTTCCCGTGTGGACGTCCTCGCCTTTGAGTTTGAGATGGGACTGTTCCCGAATATTCAGGAAGAGGCAAAGTCAAAAGGCATTGACCTTGCCATGAAATACATCCCCCGCGAGGTCTTTGACAAACGTGCGGTAGAGAAGAACCAGGTTGTTTTTCACGATGTGTCTTTCATTGAGGTAAAGCCGCATGTGACCCCCCTTTCATCCCCCCTTAGTAAGGGGGGAAAGAGGGGGGTGGCCGTCGAGCTTACCGACTTCTCCGTCTACTACTCACAGGACAGCATAGACAATGCAGCCACAAGCCTGAAAAACGGCGCAAATAAAATCGTTGTCGAGCAGGGCAAGATCGTAAAGGTCATGAAGGACAAGGACGGTATCGTAACCAAAGAAGTTCTTACCAAAAACTGGACAGACTGGATAGATTACTGGAGCGTGGATTTCAACTTTGAAAGCAGGCGCGAGATCGTCAGAGTAAAAAAAGATGAGACCAACGAAATAGAAGAAGTCTGGACAGGCGACTTTGTATTTGAAAACGAATGGCAGAGCTTCCGCACAAAAAAAGACCGGACGCTCGAACTAAAAACCCCGTTTCATGAATGCCAGAAAGGACGCTATAAAATTGCCGTCAAGGTTGTGGACATATTCGGAAATGATACGATGAAAATTGTGGAGGTGGGGGTGTGA
- a CDS encoding Fic family protein, protein MKKFQSGRYVQQGHYKSFQPNFINRAWVLDNMELIQLLGQADRELGRLDMYSDYIPNIDLFIRMHVLKEATQSSKIEGTQTNMEEALLEREDVAPDKRDDWEEVQNYVAAMNGAIAKLQKLPFSSRLVMETHKTLMKGVRGKHKQPGEFRRSQNWIGGATIDDAVFVPPVHTSIGELMGDIEQFVHNDTRYFPELLKIALVHYQFETIHPFLDGNGRVGRLMITLYLVSKGILKQPVLYLSDFFERNRTHYYDNLMRVREKNDLLQWFKFFLVGIIETAKSSISTFDNILKLQKQVDNQIQSLGSRTANAQKILNYLYQHPMIDAAKVGEVTKISPASAYKLIVDLEKFGILKEITGGKRGKMYVFAAYLQLFK, encoded by the coding sequence ATGAAAAAGTTTCAGTCTGGCCGTTATGTGCAGCAAGGGCATTACAAGAGCTTTCAGCCCAACTTTATCAACCGGGCCTGGGTGCTGGACAACATGGAGTTGATTCAGCTGCTTGGACAGGCGGATCGTGAATTGGGCCGGCTGGATATGTATTCGGACTACATCCCCAATATTGACCTCTTCATCAGAATGCATGTGCTGAAAGAAGCCACTCAATCCAGCAAGATCGAAGGTACGCAGACGAATATGGAGGAGGCACTTCTGGAAAGGGAGGACGTTGCCCCGGATAAAAGGGACGACTGGGAAGAGGTGCAGAACTATGTAGCGGCCATGAACGGGGCGATTGCGAAGTTGCAGAAACTTCCCTTTTCCTCTCGCCTGGTTATGGAGACACATAAGACCTTGATGAAGGGCGTGCGCGGCAAACATAAACAGCCGGGTGAATTCAGGCGAAGCCAGAACTGGATAGGCGGGGCAACCATTGACGATGCTGTTTTTGTGCCGCCGGTGCATACCTCTATCGGCGAGTTGATGGGTGATATTGAGCAGTTTGTTCATAACGATACCCGGTATTTCCCGGAACTGTTAAAAATTGCACTGGTGCATTACCAGTTTGAAACCATTCATCCTTTCCTCGACGGCAATGGCCGCGTGGGGCGGTTGATGATTACCTTGTATCTTGTAAGCAAGGGAATATTGAAGCAGCCCGTATTGTACTTGTCGGATTTCTTCGAGCGCAACCGCACGCATTATTACGATAACCTGATGCGGGTGAGAGAGAAGAACGACCTGCTGCAATGGTTCAAGTTTTTTCTGGTGGGAATTATCGAAACCGCTAAAAGCAGCATTTCCACTTTTGACAACATCCTCAAGCTGCAAAAGCAGGTGGATAACCAGATACAATCACTGGGCAGCAGAACGGCAAACGCACAGAAGATTCTCAATTACTTGTATCAACACCCGATGATTGATGCCGCCAAAGTAGGCGAGGTAACGAAAATATCACCGGCATCGGCGTACAAACTGATCGTTGATCTGGAAAAGTTCGGTATTCTTAAAGAAATCACCGGCGGCAAGCGGGGCAAGATGTATGTGTTCGCTGCCTACTTGCAGTTGTTTAAATAA
- a CDS encoding P-II family nitrogen regulator: MKMIVAIIKHFKLDDVRKALTDMGAVGMTATEVKGFGRQKGHMEVYRGVEYEVKFLPKVKIEVAVTDDKLDEVVTAIEKAAKTGVAGEIGDGKIFVYNLEEVLRIRTGERGEAAI; encoded by the coding sequence ATGAAGATGATCGTGGCAATTATAAAGCATTTTAAGCTCGATGACGTAAGAAAGGCGCTGACAGACATGGGCGCCGTGGGCATGACCGCCACAGAGGTCAAAGGCTTCGGCAGGCAGAAAGGGCACATGGAGGTTTACAGGGGCGTTGAGTATGAAGTGAAGTTTCTTCCCAAGGTAAAGATAGAGGTCGCTGTCACTGATGACAAGCTCGACGAGGTGGTCACTGCGATAGAGAAGGCCGCTAAAACAGGTGTCGCAGGAGAGATAGGAGACGGCAAGATATTCGTCTATAACCTTGAAGAAGTGCTGAGGATCAGGACAGGCGAGAGGGGAGAGGCGGCGATATAG